The following proteins are co-located in the Deltaproteobacteria bacterium genome:
- a CDS encoding sulfatase has translation MAVSGGIGRRFATGVAVTTAALGSFGAALAVAAVVRVHLPVLDWGERVRLVLRWTAVGALGGLGVGVAAGLLSGFVARRWVRGILVGLLVAASIVPVLLAGRRSPGVPWSALGAPQEYPPLAERRAAPGAPNLVLVTIDTLRHDHLQLYGYERPTAPHLAVLARGGTVFEAAVAQAPETLHSLASLMTGLYPHVLDKEFEDRGQAGSFIGSGFHTLAERLAAGGYDTAGFVSNLYLKQENGFGQGFRHFDDRSGMFWWGPKGRWKRAEHVVEPALAWLERAESPFFLWVHVMDPHHPYEPASAGPWEDGSRAAPHAAAYGALSIRGYTQRLKDLRAGRPRATPEELAYLVGRYDAEILQVDRELARLHQRLESRGFDERNTVLIVTADHGEEFVDHGGMLHGHSLFDELIRVPLVMRGRGIPPGKRLGGQVQLVDVTATLLDLAGLLPASGESPELDGVSLLPALAAGEPPLHAALSFIDTRYVAYRTPDWKLVAAFAPYDLGPPSWLPWEGLLSMARVALGRPHHPKIGLWHLDEDPREQQNLVGNDAVSLRTLYASLLGHRQAHPPRLVASSAGPGLNRRGRRALRALGYVQ, from the coding sequence GTGGCCGTCTCGGGGGGGATCGGCAGGCGCTTCGCAACCGGCGTCGCCGTCACGACCGCCGCGCTCGGATCGTTCGGCGCGGCCCTCGCCGTGGCCGCGGTGGTGCGGGTCCACCTCCCGGTGCTCGACTGGGGCGAGCGCGTCCGGCTCGTCCTCAGGTGGACGGCAGTTGGCGCGCTGGGCGGCCTCGGCGTCGGCGTCGCGGCCGGACTGCTGTCGGGGTTCGTGGCGCGGCGGTGGGTACGGGGCATCCTCGTCGGCCTCCTCGTCGCGGCGAGCATCGTGCCGGTGCTCCTCGCCGGCCGGAGGTCGCCGGGAGTGCCATGGTCGGCGCTCGGTGCGCCGCAGGAGTATCCGCCGCTGGCCGAGCGGCGCGCCGCGCCTGGCGCCCCGAACCTGGTCCTGGTCACGATCGACACGCTCCGTCACGACCATCTCCAGCTCTACGGCTACGAGAGGCCGACGGCACCGCACCTTGCCGTCCTCGCCCGCGGCGGCACGGTCTTCGAGGCGGCGGTCGCCCAGGCCCCGGAGACGCTGCACTCGCTGGCCTCGCTCATGACGGGTCTCTATCCTCACGTGCTCGACAAGGAGTTCGAGGACCGGGGGCAGGCGGGCTCGTTCATCGGCTCGGGCTTTCACACGCTCGCCGAGCGCCTGGCTGCCGGCGGCTACGACACGGCGGGCTTCGTCTCGAACCTCTACCTGAAGCAGGAGAACGGCTTCGGGCAGGGCTTCCGCCACTTCGACGACCGCTCCGGCATGTTCTGGTGGGGGCCGAAGGGCCGCTGGAAGCGCGCGGAGCACGTCGTCGAGCCTGCCCTCGCATGGCTCGAGCGCGCCGAGTCACCCTTCTTCCTCTGGGTCCACGTGATGGACCCGCATCATCCCTATGAGCCCGCATCCGCCGGACCGTGGGAGGACGGGTCACGGGCTGCGCCGCACGCGGCCGCGTACGGGGCACTCTCGATTCGAGGCTACACGCAACGTCTGAAGGACCTGCGCGCCGGCCGACCTCGGGCCACGCCCGAAGAGCTCGCGTACCTCGTGGGGCGCTACGACGCCGAGATCCTCCAGGTGGACCGGGAGCTCGCCAGGCTGCACCAGCGCCTTGAGTCCCGCGGCTTCGACGAGCGCAACACCGTCCTGATCGTCACGGCCGACCACGGGGAGGAGTTCGTCGACCACGGAGGGATGCTGCACGGGCACTCGCTGTTCGACGAGCTGATCCGCGTGCCACTGGTCATGCGGGGCCGCGGCATCCCTCCCGGCAAGCGCCTCGGAGGCCAGGTGCAGCTGGTCGACGTGACGGCGACGCTCCTCGACCTGGCGGGGCTCCTTCCCGCATCCGGCGAATCGCCGGAGCTCGACGGAGTTTCGCTCCTGCCGGCGCTGGCCGCGGGCGAGCCGCCGCTGCATGCGGCCCTCTCCTTCATCGATACGCGGTACGTGGCCTACCGCACGCCAGACTGGAAGCTCGTGGCGGCGTTCGCGCCCTACGACCTCGGGCCGCCGTCCTGGCTGCCGTGGGAAGGACTCCTGTCGATGGCACGCGTGGCCCTGGGTCGCCCGCACCACCCGAAGATCGGTCTCTGGCACCTGGACGAGGATCCGCGCGAGCAGCAGAACCTCGTGGGAAACGACGCCGTCTCCCTCCGCACCCTGTATGCCTCGCTGCTCGGCCACCGCCAGGCCCATCCGCCGCGGCTGGTCGCGTCCAGCGCGGGACCGGGACTGAACCGCCGTGGCCGAAGGGCCTTGCGAGCGCTCGGCTACGTGCAGTGA